From Oscillatoria sp. FACHB-1406, a single genomic window includes:
- a CDS encoding AarF/ABC1/UbiB kinase family protein, which translates to MEYVQASASPPPGARPDNGKTKYRWNRENYSRNRRRFDIWVFVLTLLFQLWRDGKRWSYIGGYSDEKRQRRRKNQAAWIRESLLELGPTFIKVGQLFSTRADLFPVEYVEELSKLQDRVPAFDYEQVASIIQEDSGKTIAELFSSFDPTPLAAASLGQVHKAQLRTGEEVVVKVQRPGLKKLFTIDLAILRRIAQYFQNHPRWGRGRDWLGIYDECCRILWEETDYLSEGRSADTFRRNFRAVDWVQVPRVYWRYSSPRVLTLEYSPGIKISHYEALEAAGLDRKLLARLGAEAYLRQLLEDGFFHADPHPGNLAVSADGKLIFYDFGMMGKIKANVREQLMETLFGIAQKNADRIVDSLIELGALAPTGDMGPVRRSVQYMLDNFMDKPFEEQSIAAISDDLYEIVQDQPFRFPATFTFVMRAFSTLEGVGKGLDPDFNFMEVAQPFALQIMTDSNGSNGNSILDELGRQAASVGSTALGLPRRLEDTLEKLERGDIRVRVRSTESDRILRRNGTIQLLTNYTLLVAAFTLSATILFVNSKFWLAAIAIAAAGVSIVGLVRLWRRVDRLDRMP; encoded by the coding sequence ATCGAGTACGTTCAAGCCTCCGCATCGCCCCCTCCCGGCGCTCGCCCGGACAACGGAAAAACCAAATATCGATGGAATCGAGAAAATTACTCGCGCAATCGGCGGCGTTTTGATATTTGGGTTTTCGTTCTAACCCTCCTGTTTCAACTTTGGCGCGATGGCAAGCGGTGGAGTTACATCGGCGGCTACAGCGATGAAAAACGCCAAAGACGGCGCAAAAATCAAGCCGCTTGGATCCGCGAAAGCTTACTCGAACTCGGTCCAACTTTTATTAAAGTCGGTCAATTATTTTCAACTCGAGCCGATTTATTCCCTGTCGAGTACGTCGAAGAACTCAGCAAACTTCAAGATCGCGTCCCTGCTTTCGATTACGAGCAAGTTGCGAGCATTATCCAAGAAGATAGCGGCAAAACGATCGCGGAACTCTTTAGCAGTTTCGATCCCACTCCCCTAGCGGCAGCCAGTTTAGGACAAGTTCACAAAGCGCAACTCCGCACCGGCGAAGAAGTCGTCGTCAAAGTCCAGCGTCCGGGACTCAAAAAATTATTCACCATCGACTTGGCAATTCTGCGCCGCATCGCCCAATACTTCCAAAATCATCCGCGTTGGGGGCGCGGACGAGATTGGCTGGGAATTTACGATGAATGCTGTCGGATTCTCTGGGAGGAAACCGATTATCTCAGCGAAGGACGCAGCGCTGATACTTTCCGGCGTAACTTTCGCGCAGTCGATTGGGTGCAAGTCCCTCGGGTGTATTGGCGCTATTCTTCGCCCCGCGTTCTGACACTGGAATATTCCCCCGGCATTAAAATCAGCCATTACGAAGCGCTGGAAGCGGCGGGATTAGATCGAAAGTTGCTGGCGCGCTTGGGGGCGGAAGCGTACCTGCGACAATTGCTCGAAGATGGCTTTTTCCATGCCGATCCCCATCCCGGCAATTTAGCGGTGAGTGCGGATGGCAAACTGATTTTCTACGATTTTGGCATGATGGGCAAAATCAAAGCCAATGTCCGCGAACAGTTAATGGAAACTTTATTCGGGATCGCTCAAAAAAATGCCGATCGCATCGTTGATTCTTTGATCGAACTGGGGGCGCTCGCGCCGACGGGCGATATGGGGCCGGTGCGCCGCTCCGTCCAGTATATGCTGGATAACTTTATGGATAAACCATTTGAGGAGCAATCGATCGCGGCAATTAGCGACGATCTGTACGAAATCGTGCAAGATCAACCCTTTCGCTTTCCGGCAACTTTTACCTTCGTGATGCGCGCTTTTTCAACCCTGGAAGGCGTTGGAAAAGGCTTAGATCCGGATTTTAACTTTATGGAGGTCGCTCAACCCTTCGCCTTGCAAATTATGACGGATAGTAACGGCAGTAACGGCAATAGCATCTTGGACGAATTGGGACGACAAGCGGCGAGTGTAGGCAGTACCGCCTTGGGGCTGCCGCGCCGTCTCGAAGATACCCTCGAAAAGCTCGAACGCGGCGATATTCGGGTACGGGTCAGATCGACTGAATCCGATCGAATTTTACGAAGAAATGGGACGATTCAACTCCTGACCAACTATACTTTATTAGTTGCCGCCTTCACTTTGTCTGCGACAATCCTCTTCGTTAATAGCAAGTTTTGGTTAGCAGCGATCGCGATCGCTGCGGCTGGAGTGTCGATTGTCGGCTTAGTTCGTCTTTGGCGGCGAGTCGATCGCCTCGACCGAATGCCTTAA
- a CDS encoding site-specific DNA-methyltransferase translates to MTKTPLNQVLTGDCREVMKQLPDCYLSACITDPPYNYEFIGHKWDDSEIKRRIERVNSKDNKTLVKNIPYGSGLAGGVRNEKWYQRNRNNILDYQQWCFEWGEQLFRICKPGATVLVFNSTRTVARVQVALENVGFYARDILVYRRPSGIPKGVNIKRQLEKRGYKNSKEWEGWHSCLRNEWEAICVLQKPLVDNYLETLMEYGTGLFYTQDSLGGFQSNIIEGLAREKNEDFNVHCTVKPLSLMRKLVEIFVPRSENSILIDPFAGSGTTLLAAKEFGIKYIGIEIVPDYIEIINKRLDRVSGQQGKLSLFP, encoded by the coding sequence ATGACAAAAACTCCTTTGAATCAAGTTTTAACTGGCGATTGCCGCGAGGTTATGAAGCAATTACCGGATTGTTATCTATCTGCTTGTATTACCGATCCGCCTTATAATTATGAATTTATCGGTCATAAATGGGACGATTCAGAAATCAAAAGACGTATCGAACGAGTGAATAGCAAAGACAATAAAACGCTCGTTAAAAATATTCCTTATGGTAGTGGCTTAGCAGGAGGAGTCAGAAACGAGAAATGGTATCAAAGGAACCGCAACAACATTTTAGATTACCAACAGTGGTGCTTTGAATGGGGAGAGCAACTGTTTCGGATTTGTAAACCGGGTGCAACGGTTCTTGTTTTCAATAGCACGCGCACCGTTGCTCGCGTCCAAGTCGCCCTAGAAAACGTGGGTTTTTATGCCCGCGATATTCTCGTTTATCGAAGACCGAGCGGTATTCCTAAAGGAGTCAATATTAAGCGACAACTCGAAAAAAGAGGATATAAAAACTCCAAAGAATGGGAGGGTTGGCACAGTTGTTTGCGAAACGAATGGGAAGCGATTTGCGTCCTACAAAAACCCCTGGTCGATAATTATTTAGAAACTTTGATGGAATACGGTACGGGTCTTTTTTATACCCAAGATTCTTTGGGAGGGTTTCAATCCAACATTATTGAAGGTCTAGCACGCGAAAAAAACGAGGACTTTAACGTTCATTGTACGGTTAAACCGCTTTCTTTAATGAGAAAGCTCGTGGAGATATTTGTCCCGCGCTCTGAAAATTCTATCCTTATCGATCCTTTTGCTGGTTCGGGAACAACGTTGCTAGCTGCTAAAGAATTTGGCATTAAATACATTGGAATTGAAATTGTACCTGACTATATAGAAATTATTAATAAGCGTCTCGATCGCGTTAGCGGTCAACAGGGAAAGCTTTCGCTCTTTCCCTAA
- a CDS encoding rhomboid family intramembrane serine protease encodes MVPLKDENPITITPYVTYALIVLNIAVFIFQLTLSPAALEGFFHLFAVVPRELTASIEGIPIGQPVPEPLTLFTSQFLHAGFLHIGFNMLFLWIFGNNIEEELGHFKFLFFYLVCGALAALTQWFFASGSAIPSLGASGAIAGVMGAYIFKFPQVRIVTLVPLGFFFFTLRVPAIYFLGFWFVQQAFNGLATLEAPVNVGMEQGGVAYWAHAGGFVFGAILASLLGLFSTRSQLPE; translated from the coding sequence ATGGTTCCATTAAAAGACGAAAATCCAATAACGATTACACCGTATGTCACCTATGCGTTAATCGTTCTCAATATTGCTGTTTTTATTTTCCAGCTTACCTTAAGTCCAGCCGCCCTTGAAGGGTTCTTCCATCTTTTTGCGGTCGTACCGCGAGAACTGACAGCAAGTATAGAGGGAATTCCGATCGGTCAGCCCGTACCAGAACCGCTGACGTTATTTACCTCTCAGTTCTTACACGCCGGTTTTTTACATATCGGCTTTAATATGTTGTTTCTTTGGATTTTTGGCAACAATATTGAAGAAGAACTCGGACATTTTAAATTTTTGTTCTTTTACTTAGTTTGCGGCGCATTAGCAGCTTTAACCCAGTGGTTTTTCGCTTCGGGTTCTGCGATTCCTTCTTTAGGGGCGAGTGGCGCGATCGCGGGCGTAATGGGAGCCTACATTTTTAAGTTTCCCCAAGTTCGGATCGTAACTCTCGTTCCTTTAGGCTTCTTCTTCTTTACCCTTCGCGTTCCCGCGATCTATTTCTTAGGTTTTTGGTTCGTGCAACAAGCGTTTAACGGTCTTGCAACGCTGGAAGCGCCGGTGAATGTCGGGATGGAACAAGGCGGGGTTGCGTATTGGGCGCACGCAGGCGGGTTTGTGTTCGGCGCGATCCTTGCTTCGCTGCTAGGGCTATTTTCTACGCGATCGCAACTTCCGGAATAG
- a CDS encoding DUF6825 family protein: protein MSNPVIHAFFVGKAVAEVLYEKAEDSLSNALSELGRFDAEQRENLRQFSEEVLARAEREIARETGVSTANATSQSNSDLQETIDELRAEIARVRSELTAYRSRSI from the coding sequence ATGAGTAATCCCGTTATCCATGCCTTCTTTGTGGGAAAAGCCGTTGCCGAAGTCTTATATGAAAAAGCAGAAGACAGTCTCAGCAACGCTTTGAGCGAATTAGGTCGCTTTGATGCCGAGCAGCGCGAAAACCTGCGTCAATTCTCCGAAGAGGTGCTAGCCAGGGCCGAGCGCGAAATTGCTCGAGAAACTGGAGTCTCTACGGCTAACGCAACTTCCCAAAGCAACAGCGATCTCCAAGAAACCATCGACGAACTGCGAGCCGAAATCGCGCGCGTTCGTTCCGAACTAACCGCCTATCGCAGTCGCTCGATTTAA
- a CDS encoding serine/threonine-protein kinase, with product MMLEQDYRYILEPTTIGRGTFSQTKKATIAIGENQTIATDSQGAIVKTLASHLRELPDFWRFKRRFSKLAHRLCDCQHPHLASVIDCFEEDGQPYVVYEAIAGRSLADILETKGAFPLNLALRYIEQIAGAIATLHNAGLLHLDLSPSNIIQRHDKDEVVVVEFGLTAELTPAIKQTRANLLSPGYAAPEQHQPKAFCTPATDIYALSATLYTLLNGNPPPPAPLLDIIERDRWQHFPSDLPESIKTAILQGLSIDPQQRPQSVQAWQSLLEGTSENLAAESINPVENNNFVTPSIINELPFSEGLEETRLQEVNSTEEVRATAEEQTLDLGESLELESLKVRQEFLVERELEQKSERQDCASVNNDREFVKESFPEIQKSQDEPALIEESIAPTGASDLVELALVEEVLPSEIFGETALQQQGVTAEEKPLELAENVELESLSVWQEIAIESDKKESKIQDLHRADARNPIVEDQTDAYESYNLTDFPALEEVYPSEVLEQTPLQTVSPAEANAAVEEESLALLENGDRSNTLSGLEELWVEKNDEELEIKAIHPAENSLRIEEISVEASENYPAEDFRVTEKVSATERLEKSSLQEVSLAETAIGIEKEITDVAESQDIVSWIIGEEIPDAIATDEPKTKDFHRADGRYTAEKEEIARDRINLAEPLEAVEVRESTSVPIIEEISPSEESEEITRDRINLAESRTTLEAQPIAPFESPDLASFSLANAQQLPELLETSSPSISNGKHALTRKELQSTKMVLWWLSRTNSNPTLLKPKFPMRALLVTCAIAASAGAGLGISVRVNRPEEAGSSVWHLKQSFPPRDAASPTLEEETY from the coding sequence ATGATGCTCGAACAAGATTATCGCTACATCCTCGAACCCACAACTATCGGACGGGGAACTTTCTCTCAAACAAAAAAAGCTACGATCGCGATTGGTGAAAATCAAACAATTGCGACGGATTCCCAGGGTGCGATCGTGAAAACCCTTGCGTCCCACCTCCGCGAACTTCCCGACTTCTGGCGGTTCAAACGACGTTTCTCAAAGCTTGCCCATCGCCTCTGTGACTGCCAACACCCGCACTTAGCCAGCGTTATCGATTGTTTTGAGGAAGACGGACAACCTTATGTGGTTTACGAAGCGATCGCGGGGCGCAGTCTAGCTGATATTTTAGAAACGAAGGGAGCATTTCCCCTCAATCTCGCCCTGCGTTATATCGAGCAAATTGCAGGCGCGATCGCAACACTGCATAACGCCGGACTCCTACACCTCGATCTCAGCCCCAGCAATATTATTCAACGCCACGATAAAGATGAAGTCGTCGTTGTTGAGTTCGGATTGACAGCAGAATTAACTCCCGCTATCAAGCAAACGCGCGCCAATCTCCTTTCGCCCGGTTACGCAGCCCCCGAACAACATCAACCCAAAGCCTTCTGCACTCCCGCTACCGATATTTATGCCCTTTCGGCAACCCTCTATACGCTACTAAACGGCAATCCGCCGCCCCCCGCGCCCCTACTCGATATCATTGAACGCGATCGCTGGCAACATTTCCCTTCCGATCTCCCAGAATCCATAAAAACGGCAATTTTGCAAGGTTTAAGTATCGATCCGCAGCAACGCCCCCAAAGCGTTCAAGCTTGGCAATCCTTGCTCGAGGGGACGAGCGAAAATTTAGCAGCAGAGTCCATCAATCCCGTTGAAAATAATAACTTCGTAACGCCGTCAATTATTAACGAACTTCCTTTCTCAGAAGGTTTAGAAGAAACCCGTCTTCAGGAAGTTAATTCGACTGAAGAAGTCCGAGCTACAGCGGAAGAACAAACCCTCGATCTAGGTGAAAGTCTCGAACTCGAAAGCTTAAAAGTTCGACAAGAATTTTTGGTAGAAAGGGAGTTAGAACAAAAATCAGAACGGCAAGACTGTGCAAGCGTCAACAACGATCGGGAATTTGTCAAAGAATCTTTCCCTGAGATTCAAAAGAGTCAAGACGAACCAGCCTTGATTGAAGAATCAATCGCGCCTACTGGAGCGAGCGATTTAGTAGAGTTAGCGCTCGTTGAAGAAGTTTTACCCTCAGAAATATTCGGTGAAACCGCGCTTCAACAGCAGGGAGTAACAGCAGAAGAAAAACCCCTTGAGTTAGCTGAAAACGTCGAACTAGAAAGCTTGTCAGTTTGGCAAGAAATCGCGATCGAGAGTGATAAGAAAGAATCGAAAATCCAAGACCTTCATCGCGCTGATGCTCGTAATCCAATTGTAGAAGACCAGACTGATGCTTATGAAAGCTACAATTTAACAGATTTTCCGGCGCTCGAAGAAGTTTATCCTTCGGAGGTGTTAGAGCAAACACCGCTTCAAACCGTAAGTCCAGCCGAAGCTAATGCAGCAGTGGAAGAAGAATCACTCGCTCTTCTTGAAAACGGCGATCGCTCAAACACTTTATCAGGTCTGGAAGAACTTTGGGTAGAAAAGAACGATGAAGAACTAGAAATTAAAGCGATTCATCCGGCTGAGAACAGCCTAAGAATTGAAGAAATATCGGTTGAGGCTTCTGAAAACTACCCTGCTGAGGATTTTCGAGTTACCGAGAAAGTTTCGGCTACAGAAAGGTTAGAAAAAAGCTCGCTTCAAGAAGTTAGTCTTGCTGAAACCGCGATCGGCATTGAGAAAGAAATCACAGATGTTGCAGAAAGTCAAGATATCGTCAGTTGGATAATTGGGGAAGAAATTCCGGATGCGATCGCGACAGACGAACCCAAAACTAAAGACTTTCATCGCGCCGACGGACGCTACACGGCAGAAAAAGAAGAAATTGCCCGCGATCGCATCAATCTCGCTGAACCTCTTGAAGCAGTGGAAGTTCGCGAATCAACAAGTGTCCCGATTATTGAGGAAATATCGCCCTCGGAAGAATCGGAAGAAATTACCCGCGATCGCATCAATCTGGCTGAATCTCGTACAACCCTTGAAGCACAACCCATCGCTCCATTTGAAAGTCCAGACTTAGCGAGTTTTTCGCTAGCGAACGCGCAGCAGTTACCCGAACTTTTGGAAACATCTAGCCCCTCGATTAGTAATGGCAAACACGCCTTAACGCGGAAAGAACTGCAAAGCACCAAAATGGTACTGTGGTGGCTGAGCCGCACGAACTCAAACCCAACTCTGTTAAAGCCAAAATTCCCAATGCGAGCGCTGTTAGTCACTTGTGCGATCGCGGCTTCTGCGGGAGCGGGGTTAGGAATATCCGTGCGCGTCAACCGTCCCGAAGAAGCAGGATCGAGCGTTTGGCATCTCAAACAATCTTTTCCGCCTCGAGACGCTGCCTCGCCAACCCTTGAGGAAGAAACGTATTAA
- a CDS encoding adenylate/guanylate cyclase domain-containing protein, with product MELTLRLQQNNAETTVPSNRTEFIIGRLPECDWCLPFGEISRRHVRLFKNASGEWLVEDLGSKNGSRLNDRRLLAPVALRRGDLLELGDVGIEVGFLVSRPQPSTVPPKPTTFFHNVRELQQRWMLGQSQGDRAFQDKDEAIARLQDLVEISKQLSVATSLDEIFARVQEVVFRYLTHIDRLALLIQQEDSNELKLLQAAARDASEQSTLILNSSWVSHTICQTVFDERVAVQIADAQADERFSSQHSVLFNNICTCIAVPLWNENRALGVLYADANHSSRDWAEAGERDLSFFSALANLIAANVQRSLLLQKLKNEEMLRQRLERYHSPGLVQQLLAVNARPLDTVTHDGDGRLPPIESDISILFADVVGFTALSERLTPVQVAQLLNRLFEEMTAEIFALGGTLDKYIGDCIMAFFGAPEAQPDCADRSVTVALRMLARLAGLNATETFGEPLQLRIAINTGRAVVGDVGSSQRLEYTALGGTINLASRMESICPPGECVVSEATYNRLSARDSFQEMGEYRFKGIERPIKIYRSALTIT from the coding sequence GTGGAACTAACGCTGCGCCTGCAACAAAATAATGCAGAAACAACCGTCCCTAGCAATCGCACGGAATTTATTATCGGTCGTTTGCCGGAGTGCGATTGGTGTTTGCCCTTTGGGGAAATTTCTCGCAGGCACGTGCGCTTGTTCAAAAATGCTTCGGGAGAATGGCTCGTTGAAGATTTGGGCAGTAAGAACGGCAGCCGCTTAAACGATCGAAGATTGCTCGCGCCCGTTGCGCTCCGTCGCGGCGATCTGCTCGAACTGGGCGACGTTGGTATTGAGGTCGGATTCTTAGTTTCGCGCCCCCAACCCTCTACTGTTCCTCCCAAACCGACGACCTTTTTTCATAACGTTCGCGAGTTGCAACAGCGGTGGATGCTAGGGCAAAGTCAAGGCGATCGCGCCTTTCAAGATAAAGACGAAGCGATCGCGCGCCTCCAAGATTTAGTCGAAATTTCCAAGCAACTCAGCGTCGCAACTTCCCTCGATGAAATTTTTGCACGAGTGCAAGAAGTCGTCTTTCGCTATCTCACTCACATCGATCGCTTAGCACTCCTAATTCAACAAGAAGATTCCAACGAACTCAAACTCCTTCAAGCCGCCGCGCGCGATGCAAGCGAGCAATCCACCCTCATCCTCAATAGCAGTTGGGTCAGTCACACGATCTGCCAAACAGTTTTCGACGAACGAGTTGCCGTGCAAATTGCCGATGCGCAAGCGGACGAACGCTTTAGCAGCCAACACAGCGTCCTGTTTAACAACATTTGCACTTGCATCGCCGTTCCCCTCTGGAATGAGAATCGCGCACTCGGCGTACTCTATGCTGATGCCAATCATTCCAGTCGCGATTGGGCTGAAGCGGGCGAACGCGATCTCAGCTTTTTTTCTGCCCTCGCTAACTTAATCGCTGCCAACGTCCAACGGTCATTGCTGCTGCAAAAACTTAAAAATGAAGAAATGCTGCGCCAGCGTTTAGAACGCTATCATTCTCCCGGTCTCGTTCAGCAATTACTCGCAGTCAACGCTCGTCCTCTCGACACGGTGACTCATGACGGGGATGGTCGCCTGCCGCCGATTGAAAGCGACATCAGCATCCTATTTGCCGATGTCGTCGGTTTTACTGCCCTTTCCGAACGCCTCACGCCGGTTCAAGTCGCTCAATTGCTCAACCGTTTGTTTGAGGAAATGACTGCCGAAATTTTTGCGTTGGGCGGAACGCTGGATAAATATATCGGCGATTGCATTATGGCGTTTTTTGGCGCGCCGGAAGCACAACCGGATTGCGCCGATCGCTCAGTTACCGTTGCCCTGAGAATGCTCGCTCGTTTGGCAGGTCTCAACGCCACTGAAACCTTTGGAGAACCCCTGCAACTGCGAATCGCCATCAACACGGGTCGCGCGGTCGTGGGTGATGTCGGTAGTTCTCAACGCTTAGAATATACTGCTCTCGGCGGGACAATTAATCTAGCCTCTCGCATGGAGAGTATTTGTCCGCCCGGAGAATGCGTCGTTAGCGAAGCGACTTACAATCGACTCTCGGCTCGGGATAGTTTCCAAGAGATGGGAGAATATCGGTTTAAGGGAATCGAGCGACCGATTAAAATCTATCGCAGCGCCCTTACTATAACTTAG
- a CDS encoding Stp1/IreP family PP2C-type Ser/Thr phosphatase gives MKPGFAGKTDTGMVRSVNQDSYYIDAPQGRFFVVADGMGGHAGGQEASQIATDTIRTYLEEHWDSSVASHELLEKAIFAANLKIIDDQQKHPERSDMGTTVVVVMFRNSQQWYGSVGDSRLYRLRTDRLEQLSEDQTWVARALKMGDLTLEEARIHPWRHVLSQCLGRRDLQTVEMHCIEVNAGDCLLLCSDGLTEEVSDEAIADCLRSTDTCEEAATALIEAAKFNGGSDNITTVLISVNGESVNS, from the coding sequence ATGAAACCGGGTTTTGCGGGTAAGACGGATACGGGAATGGTACGTTCCGTCAATCAAGATAGTTATTATATCGACGCTCCCCAGGGCCGTTTTTTTGTGGTTGCCGATGGAATGGGCGGTCACGCAGGCGGTCAAGAAGCAAGTCAGATAGCAACGGACACCATCCGTACCTATTTAGAAGAACATTGGGATTCATCGGTAGCGTCGCACGAACTGTTAGAGAAAGCAATTTTCGCGGCGAACCTAAAAATTATCGACGATCAGCAGAAACATCCAGAACGCTCGGATATGGGGACAACTGTAGTCGTTGTTATGTTTCGCAACTCGCAGCAGTGGTATGGCTCGGTGGGCGATTCTCGACTCTATCGACTGCGCACCGATCGCTTGGAGCAGTTAAGCGAGGATCAAACTTGGGTGGCGCGCGCCTTGAAAATGGGCGATTTGACCTTAGAAGAGGCAAGAATTCATCCGTGGCGGCACGTTCTGTCTCAATGCTTGGGACGCAGGGACTTACAAACCGTGGAAATGCATTGCATAGAGGTGAACGCGGGCGACTGTTTATTATTGTGCAGCGATGGGCTGACGGAAGAAGTGAGCGATGAGGCGATCGCGGATTGTTTGCGATCGACGGACACCTGCGAAGAAGCAGCAACGGCTTTAATTGAAGCTGCTAAATTCAATGGCGGCTCTGATAACATCACAACCGTGCTGATTTCAGTTAACGGCGAATCAGTAAATTCGTAA
- a CDS encoding NAD(P)H-hydrate dehydratase — protein sequence MEPFDNRASSVSHRALLNRAVVSAEQMRQIEERIFAAGMPVAALMEKVAGLIAARIMTLYPPSKVGVLVGPGHNGGDAAVVARELHLQGYEVNLYRPFAKLKELTAAHFNYASSLGIAVFDDISELEPCNFIIDGLFGFGLERTLSGSIAEAVKTLNSWQKPVVSIDLPSGIHTDTGEVLGVAVRSTQTFCLGLWKCAFFQDEALGYCGDVSLVDFGIPEADIEAILSPVPAVQRLTREVVLSNLPLPRPAVTHKYKQGHLLLICGSRRYAGGAILTALGARASGVGMLSVAVPESLKPLLVAQLPEALVVGCPETESGAIADLPDLDLSQFSAIACGPGITLDALPVVERVLSAPVPLILDADALNALARLGTETRLSQRSYPTILTPHVGEFKRLFPDIAPENRIAAVREAALHCETIVLLKGARTAIANPEGQIWLIPESTPALARGGSGDVLSGLMGGLVAQQGASHTIAAIAAEWHARAGILAARKRTELGVDAFTLTQYLTPIPRS from the coding sequence ATGGAACCTTTTGACAATCGCGCTTCTTCAGTCTCACATCGCGCTCTTCTCAATCGCGCCGTTGTCAGCGCCGAACAAATGCGCCAGATTGAAGAACGCATTTTTGCGGCTGGAATGCCCGTCGCTGCGTTAATGGAAAAAGTCGCCGGATTAATCGCCGCGCGCATTATGACGCTCTACCCCCCCTCAAAAGTCGGCGTACTCGTCGGCCCGGGACACAATGGCGGCGATGCGGCAGTTGTGGCGCGGGAGTTACACTTGCAAGGCTATGAGGTCAATTTATACCGTCCCTTCGCGAAGTTGAAAGAACTGACCGCCGCCCACTTCAATTATGCTAGCAGTTTGGGCATTGCGGTTTTTGATGACATTTCGGAGTTAGAACCCTGCAATTTCATTATCGATGGGTTGTTCGGTTTTGGCTTAGAACGAACGCTTTCTGGCAGTATCGCTGAAGCCGTGAAAACGCTCAACTCGTGGCAGAAACCCGTCGTTAGTATCGACTTGCCTTCAGGGATTCATACCGATACGGGGGAGGTTTTAGGGGTTGCGGTACGATCGACGCAGACGTTTTGTTTGGGATTGTGGAAGTGCGCTTTTTTTCAAGATGAGGCGTTGGGGTATTGCGGCGATGTTTCGCTGGTAGATTTTGGTATTCCGGAAGCGGATATCGAGGCGATTCTCTCGCCCGTACCCGCCGTGCAGCGACTCACGCGGGAAGTCGTTTTGTCGAATTTGCCATTACCTCGTCCTGCGGTAACGCACAAGTACAAACAAGGACATTTATTGCTGATTTGCGGTTCGCGACGCTATGCAGGAGGGGCGATTTTGACGGCGTTGGGGGCGCGGGCGAGTGGGGTGGGAATGCTTTCGGTGGCGGTTCCGGAGTCGCTGAAACCGTTGTTGGTGGCGCAGTTACCGGAGGCATTGGTTGTGGGCTGCCCGGAGACGGAGAGTGGTGCGATCGCGGATTTGCCCGATTTAGACCTCTCTCAGTTTAGCGCGATCGCCTGCGGCCCCGGAATTACTCTCGATGCCCTCCCCGTAGTGGAACGAGTTTTAAGCGCGCCCGTACCGCTGATTTTAGACGCAGATGCCTTAAATGCTTTAGCTCGTTTGGGGACGGAAACTAGATTATCTCAACGCTCCTATCCCACCATCCTTACGCCTCACGTCGGGGAGTTCAAGCGCTTGTTCCCGGATATCGCCCCGGAAAATCGTATCGCTGCGGTAAGAGAAGCAGCACTGCACTGTGAAACTATTGTACTGCTGAAAGGAGCCAGAACCGCGATCGCCAATCCCGAAGGTCAAATCTGGCTGATTCCCGAAAGCACCCCCGCCCTCGCCCGAGGCGGTAGCGGCGACGTACTCTCCGGGTTAATGGGCGGTTTAGTCGCGCAACAAGGGGCAAGTCATACCATCGCTGCTATCGCCGCCGAATGGCACGCCCGCGCCGGAATTCTCGCCGCCCGGAAACGCACGGAGTTAGGCGTTGATGCTTTTACCCTCACCCAATATTTAACCCCCATACCGCGATCGTAA